A region of the Acidobacteriota bacterium genome:
GCTCGAACCCGTCTTCCCCGGTATAGCCGGTGCGCGACAACGTCGCGCGCACACCGGCGACCTCCCCCGTGGCGAACCAATAGTACTTGATGGCGGAAAGATCCACGCTCGTCAGCGACTGGACGATCGCGACGGCGCCGGGCCCTTGCACCGCAATGAGCGCGTACCGCGCGCTCGTATTCACCGCGACCGCATCCGCGAAGCCTTTGACCTGCCCGGCGATCCAGGCACAGTCCTTCTCGATGTTGCCCGCGTTGACCACCAGCAGGAAGTGCACGTCCGAGAAGCGGTAGACGAGCATGTCGTCGACGAACGCGCCCTTCGGCGTCATCAGCGCGGCGTAGTGTGCCTGGCCGACAGCGAGCTTCGCCGCGTCGTTCGACGAGATGCGGTTCACGGCCGCCAGCGCATCGGCGCCCGCGATCTCGATCTGCCCCATGTGGCTGACATCGAACAGCCCGGCGCGCGTGCGCACGGCCAGATGCTCGTCGACGATGCCGGAATATTCGACGGGCATGTCCCAGCCGCCGAATTCGACCATCCGGGCGCCAAGGGCGCGATGCACGCGGTTCAGAGGCGTTTGCTTGAGGGTACTCGTGGCGGACTCTGTCATGTCGGATAAGGAGGGAAACCGATTCAAACGTACTATGCGGGGACAGGTGGGTCAAGCGCTGTCGGGCGCCTCCAGCCACTTGCTGCCGGCGCCCGTGACGATCAGCGCGCAGCCGCGCGCCTGAGGGCCCGCGCCGCGCTGACACCGGCGGCACTACTGGCGATCAGCACCAGCGCGCCCACGGCGATCGCGATCGGGAACAGCGTGCCTGCCCCAACCCGCCAGAACAGCACGAACGCGGCGGCGATGGCGCCGCCCAATCCGATCAGCACGCCCAGGCGGATGGCGCCGCCGCGGGTGCCGGCCGCGCCCGTCAGCGCACCGGCCGTGAAGAAGCACGCGGCGGTGAACGCCACCGCACGGCCCGAGTTCAAGAACCAGGGCGCGTGCGCGCCGCTGAACCAGTTCCACGTCGCGGCCTCGATAAGGTGCGCCGCGATGAATGTTGCGGCACCCAGCCCAATCGCAATCAGCGCCATACTTCACTCCTCACGCACAGGACAACCCGCCCACCGACAGGCACCCGCCCGTCGCGAAGCACCAGATCGCCCAGGTGTTGCAGGTGGTGCACCTCCAGCTCGTCCAGAACTGCCACCACGAACTCGAGGTGCACCCGGATTTCTCGTAGCACCGGTCGTGAATGTCGCAGCAGAACCGGTAGATGGAGCCATCCAGCCAGTGCAGGTTGTCGCACCCCTCCTCGTTGGCCTGCAGCCTCGGCACGAGCGCGTTGGCGAGCCGGGCCGCCATCGACGGCTGCTGCCCGCAGCCTTTCACGTTCGACGCCACGAACCCCTTCGCGTCAATCAGGCTCTTGAAATGGTAGAAGGCGAGCAACTGGAGGTTCAGCCACTCCCCATCCGGAGCAAACGGCCATCCCCCATACCGCTCCAAATGCTTCGGCTCCACGGAACCGAACAGCCGCAGGCTGGGAATGCTCCACCGGAACACGCCCGACTGCGCGTACCAGTCGCTCGCGCCAAGCTCCGCGCCGTCTCTCGTCAGGCGAGCCGACAACGCCTCACCGGTGAACACGCGGCCCGCCGGCCCGGCGTCGCGCGCGTTGGCTCGACGTTCGGTCCTGACGGTGAGACCGCCGATCCACTCGGTTTCAAGGACACGCGGCCGGAGGTCGCGGTTGCCGGACCGGATGAGCCCATCTTTCCACGAGAGATTCTCGATTCCGTCCTTCAGAAGGCTGTAGGCCTGCCGGTTCGTCCACTCGAGCGTCGGGCGAATGTCGGCGCGAACGATCGCCCGGAGCGATTCCCCGGCGGCGGCAGTGTATCGGAGCGTGTCCGCCACGTCGAGCCAACCCAGCTCGTTGCCACTGCCGTCGGTGATCTTTGCGTGCAGGGCACCGTCCGTGCCACGCTCTCCGACGACGACCGTGCCGTCGTCGTATCGTGAGGTGACCCGTGACGACTGGCTCTCGAGCCAGTAGTACGTGCTGCCCCTGCGCCCCGCGCTCGCCTGCGCGTCGACAGGCAGCGTCCGTACCGCGCTGTCCTCCTGGACGGGCGGCGTGACGACGGCCTGGCTCGCACCGGGTGTGGCGCTCCACACCGCGCCGCCAGCGAGAAGAGCACCGGCGGCTACCGCGGCGCCGATGCGCCGCGCGGTCGGGGTGCTCACGCTGCGGTTCCACGATTGCTTCATACCGACTCCTTCGGACGTGTCGTCCGAGCGCCCGGATCGGGCGCGTCAGGAGTGGCGCGGACCTCCCGGCTGACACCAGCCGCCCTGCCTCGCCGCTCGAACTTCCCTGGCACCGGGGACGCTCTTGCCTTCAGACCTGGCCCCCTTCCCCGTCCTCTTCCCTCTCGTCTTCCCGTTCGGTCTCGTCGCCCGGCTGCGACTCGGCCACCAGCGATTGTCCGCGCGGGCGATACCGCAGGTGCGATCGCAGCGTGTGGTAGCTGATGCCAAGCGCGCGGCACGCCTTCCGCTTGTTGTGGTTGTGGCGCTCCAGCACCAGCCGGGCGTAACGGCTGCTCCACATCCGGAGCGTCTCGTCGCGCGCGAGCGAGGGCATCAGCGCCTCCACGTATCCGCGCGCGATGAGCGTCGGCAGATCGTCCAGGCGGATCTCGTCGGTGCGCGCGAGCGCGACCGCTCGCTCTACCACGCGCTCCAACTCGCGGACATTCCCGGGCCAGTCGAACGCGATCAGCGCGTCGAGGGCCGGGGCGGTGAGCTTGAGCCGGCGTACGAGCTTGTGCCTCTCCAGGAAGAACGTGGCCAGCTCGGGGATGTCCTCGCGCCGCTGCCGTAATGGGGGCACGTGGATCTCCACGCCATTCAAACGGTAGTAAAGGTCGACCCGGAAACGCCCCTTTTCGACCAGTTCCAGGAGGCTGCGGTTCGTGGCCACGACGATGCGCGTGTCGATGCGGCGGGCGCCTTGTCCGCCGACGCGCTCGACGGCGAGATCCTGGATGGCCCTGAGCAGCTTCGCCTGCGCCGACGGTGAGAGATCGGACACCTCGTCGAGGAAGAGCGTGCCTTCGTCGGCCAGCTCGAACTTGCCGCGGCGGCCGCGGACGCCCGTCGCGGTGCGGTCTTCGATCCCGAACAGCTCGGCCTCGAGCAGCGAGTCGACGATGGCGGCGCAGTTCACCGCGACGAACGGCCCGCGGTGCCGCGGGCTCATGTCGTGGATATGGCGCGCGACGAGTTCCTTGCCCGCACCGCTCTCACCTTCGATCAGCACGGTGAAATCGGTGGCAGCCACGCGGTCGATCCGCTCCCGAAGCGTCCGGATCGCGGCGCTGGACCCAATCAGCGGCGGCGATTCGTCCTCCCGCGCCCGTCGGCCGGGCAGGAGCGCGCGGCAGCGTTCGACCTCCGTCACCAACGCCGCCACGTACCGCACGGTCTGCAGGAGGTCATGGTCCCAGCCGTCCAGCGTCGCGCCAGGCTCGATCAGGGCCTCGATGACGCTGGTGTCCGGGCGGAACCCGGGGACCTCGAGGACGATGCGGTCGAGGGCGGTGGCCGGATGCGGATGGTCGTGCCGGCTGTCGCGCAGCAGCAGCATGCGGAATGGCATGAGCCGGCGCAGCCCCTCTTCGAATCGCCTTCGCAGCTCGCGCGGGTCGTCGCTGGGGCGAAGGCCGCCGGCCAGATACGCGAGGAAATCGGCGAGGGCCACCCGCCGGTCGCGCCCGCGCACGCCAACCATCCGCCTTGGCGCGGGCGGCGTTTGCGGCGACGGGGCGCGCGACGCAGAGTCCTGCCGGAGCATGTGGCCCCCTTTTTGTCGATGCGGCTGCGACACGCAACTCCAAGAGGAATGCCATCGCTCGTGGGTCTGACGGGGGGTTCAGGGGCGGGCGACCGAGCCCTCGACGCCGCGCGCGCCGGATTTGACGTGACGCGGCTCGACGTCCGCCTCGGGCGCGATGACGGCCCAGGGCCTTTACCATCCACGCGACGAGCATGACGCCTGCGGCGTCGGCTTCGCAGGGCGAGCACGCGTTTGGGAGCCTTCTTGCGCTTGCGAGATCTGGCGTGTGGCATGGCCGACGAGCGCCCGGCCCATCACGCCCAGCATGCCGGCGACATTCTGTATATACTAAATAGGTGTTCGAGTGGGACCTGCGGAAGGCCGAGGCCAACGCGGCGAAGCACGGCGTGTCGTTTGACGATGCCGTAACCGTATTTCTCGATGCCAAAGCCCTGGACGGCCCAGATGTGCAGCACTCGAGGGCCGAAGCACGATTTCGACGCCTGGGCCGAGCTGCCGACGGCCGCGTGCTGATAGTCGCCTACACCTTCAGGAGAAGCACCGATGCAAAAACGATCCGGATCAGCCCGCGGCGGGCGAGCCGCCGCGAACGCGCGGCGTACGGCGCGAAGGATTGACTACTCCGACATTTCCGAGTCGTCGCCCGAGCAGCTCCGGGCGATGCGACGTGTTGGGCGGCCTCCGTTCGGTGACGAACCCCGCCAGTTGATCGCGATTCGTGTCGATCCGGACGTGCTCGATCAGTTTCGCAAAGAGGCGCGCCGCCGGCATGTAGGCTACCAGACGCTGATCAACGAGGTTCTCGCGCAACACATCGGCAAAGACGTGGCGTAGGATGCGTTGGCGCGGAGCGACGGTGCCGGTCACCGGAATCGGCCGTTCCCTGCCGCGTTTGTCGCGTGTAGTCGAGCGTCGACGCATTGCGAACGTACTGATCGAACGTACTTCAGCCGGATGGATTCGCAACGCGCGCCGTGTCCCGCGGACATCGTCCACGGCGGCATCTGCTCCGAGCGGGCTAACGGGCGACGGTCAACGCAGTGATTCGGACGGCTGGCGCCCTCTTCGCAGTCAGGTTGAATCCGCCCGCCTCATGAATGATCCAGGGATAGCGGCGGCGGCGATTAGCCTCGTGCGAGCTTTCGGCGACCACCCGTGAGGGTCCCCATCGCAGGACTCCTAATTCAGTTATGGTACGGTAACTGCCCCGCTTGCCGCCTCCTCCTCGTCTGGTTCACTTACTGTGTCCACGTCCTTGATGAAGGCCGGCACCAGCCAATCGCTATCGGGCCGGCACACAAGTCGGGCATTCTGGTATGCCCAATCCAAAGGAAGAACTGTTCGTCCCTGATATGACCCTGAGGGGTTCCGGGTCACGACGAGAGCGATATCAACGACCTCGTCGTCTACGATTGCCAACGGCAGAAGGAGAGTTGGTCGCTGAGAATTTTCTCCTTCAGCAACTCCGTTGGATAGCGGCTTGCGGATACGGTTGGTAGAAGCGTTGCGGGCGGATCCGCGCTCGTTCGGGGCGGATTCCTTGCGCGCCAGGCGTGAACTGACACAAATTGGCCGCCTTCCCCGCTGCGCCGTATTCAGAGACTTTCGGCACCGGCGATTGACGTGGGTTTCCGTTGGAGAAGAGCCGCGTGGAACTTCGGGGCGCCCACGCCCGTCTGGGCGTAGGCCTGCCGCGCGTCCGAGCGTTAACCTGGCAGCGGCTGATGTGAGTGCAGACGCTGCTGATGCGCTGCCCAGGGATGTCGCGGTGACTCACCCCGCGTCGCTTACTGTGAAGCGGAGTTAGCGCTCTACCAGTACGTCCGCGCCCACCTCACATGCTCACGAGAACCCCTTTGGCGTTGCGGTATATTATGCGGCGCACGAGGACCCACCAATGGGCACTCTCGCTCTGCTGGCGTTAGTATGCGCTTCGCGTGATCCGGGCCAGATCCAGCTCAATATCCCCAAGATCACAATCGGCACTCCCGTCACGATCGAAATCACCAACGCCACTTTGTCGCCCGTCGAAATCTGGATTGATCACAGGCGCGGCGGTGTACTCGGTGCGAGTGAGCGCAAGGTGTGGAAGACGCGTGCTTTCGGGAACGGTTCCACACAGCTTGTGTTCGGCGGCAACATTTGCGCGGGAGTGACGGAGCGTTCAACCGCTCCGGTCTGGACGGCCGATATCGAACGCTGGGGCCCTGGCGCCGCCCTTCACGCGACCTTCCTCGCAGGCACCCCAACGGAGTCCGAGCTGAAGACGCGCGTCGACTTACTGAAACGAGCGTTGGATGGAAGCAAAACCCTCGGCCGCCAGCGCATGAAGAGAGACGTCGATGACTGGTTCAAAGCGGTGAGGCGCAGCGGGGCGCTATTCGAAACCGTCTGCGAAAACACGCGCGCCGTCGTCGACCCGTACACCGCTTACATGTACCTATATGGCGGGCAGGAGCAACGCGTCAACGTGTTCATCCGCGAGAACCACGGCCGTTATCACGTAACGAGCTATTGACGAGGACCTATGTTCATTCGGTGGTGGACAGTCGTCGGTTGGGCGGGTCTCTTCCTGTGGTGGGCGGTCCTAGGCCAACGGGATGGAGCCTGGGAGTGGGTGGTAAAGCCGTTCCTTGCAGCCGGGGCGTTCGCCTTGTTCTCGGAGTACCTTGCCCGCCGCATGCCGAGCCATGCCGTCTCGCTGAGAATTCTCGTTGGCGCGCTAATCGCCGCCTTCGGCGTCGTCACTCACTTCCCCGCGACCGCCTCAGCGTTGCGGATTGCGCAACAACGGATTGACCGCCTCATGTCCGAAAAGGTCGACCCGCCTCGTGCCTCGCTGATCGACGGCATCGTAGCCATCCAGAGACAGGTCGTGGACAAGGAGAGCCGCCAAGTCCTGGAGGACTGGCGGCGGCTCGTCGAGGCCGGCGGGCCCGCTCCGGATGACGCGGCGATTCTAGAACGCATCCGCACCATCGCTGCCCGAGACGAGCAGTTCCGGAACCTAATCGCCGAACTCCGGACCGGAATCGAGCAACAGCGGACGGGACCGACGACAACAGGGCCGACCGATCAGCCTACCCAGGTGGCTGACCACGGCGAACCGCCCCTGCCTCCCGTGAGAACGACACCGCGTTCGTCCCCAGCGACGCGCCACGGAATTGGCCTCTGCGCAGAGGGTAGTGCGGATGCCGCGGCGAGCGCGGCGGCTATCGCCGAACAGACACTGCGCCACGGTCGACTGGACGTCTTTAACATTCACAATTGTGACAGCGCGAGTGCCGCGGCTGCGGAGTACTCAGAGGGCGTGATGGCCCTGCGGTCCGATGTGCGTGCAACGGAAAGCCGTCAGCACCGCGGGCACTTCGCTGCGACCGCGACGGCAACCGTCACGTGGCACCGCACGGACCGCAGCACGAGAACCGCTGACATCCGGGCATCCGCTCCGGGTGGTTCAGCCACCGGCGCTCAGCACAAGGCTCTCGATGACCTGCGCGACCGGATTGCTTCAGCGATCACCGTGATGCTGACGAAAGGACGATGACGTGCGTGCCTCTTGGTCGATATTCTCGGGCCTCATTCTGGTTCTGGCTGTTGCCCCCGGCGCGGCTCGCGCGCAGGTCAGCGTCCCTACTGGGCTTCGCACAGTCGCGGAACGACTCGCGGACTCGCGGCTGCCCTCCGGTGCGACGTTGGCGGTGCTGGCGTTTCGGAACGACGGCGGTCGGACGGACGAATTCGGACGATTTCTTGCGGACACGCTGAGCACACAGCTCATTGAGACGGGACGGTTTCAGGTGGTCGAGCGTTCACGGATCGACTCCATCCTCGAAGAACTGCGCTTGGGCGATGAGGAAGAGCAGGTGGTCGATCCGAAGTTCGCGGCGCGCTTCCGTGGGTTAAGCGGTGCCGAATACGTCATTGTTGGATCGCTCTTCTACGCGCGGGACCATGTCGCGTTGAACGTTCGGGTGTTGCACACGCTGACCGGCGCGGCTCGCGCGGGCAGCAGCGTCACATTTCGGCTTGGCGCCGACGGGAAACCCGAACGTGGGGACGAAATGAGCAGGACACAGTCCACGGCTGGCGTGAACCTTACACTCAGGAATTGCCAGGCCTTCAACCTCGACGTGCTGTGCATCGCCGATCTGACGTGGACGGGACCAACCGGCCGCCTGGCCGTGCTCCCGGGTACTTCGGTCGGGGTACTCGGGGCGAGGACGGCAGCGGAATCACTCACGCTGCAGGACGTCAGCGTCCCCGGACGTGTCAATGCGTCGTTCGTTGTCCCACAGAATGGGACGGTCGTGGCGGCTGCGCGCTTTCCGCGAGTGCTGCGGACGTCTCGCATCCTCGACTCAGTCGTGTTTCGCGTGCAGACGCCGAGCGGCGAAACTGCTGCGTTTGAGTTTCTGCGCGTCGCCGTGGGCCGCTAAATCCGTTCAGCTCCGTTCGTCCTTCCTTAGCCGTCGCCCCTCGCGCTCCCTCCGGCTCTGCGGGGTAGCTACTACACGCGGGGCGCGAATCGCGTGGGCACGACGTTTACCCTCCGGAGGGGGGCGCCGTTCGTCATACCCCTAAGAGCATACAAATTGTGCATGGCTCCCAGCACACGCACGAATGGCTGGCGGGAACGCCGCGATTTTCGGCGGCTATTCCGCTCGATCATGGCTCCCATTCGAAATCGATATTTCTCCAGCGGCGCGAGATCGTGGATACCTGTGAAGCATTCACATGATGTTGAATGCGGACCTCCCGCCAGCCCAGGGCCTTTACCATCCACGCGACGAGCATGACGCCTGCGGCGTGGGCTTCGTGGCGGACATCCGCGGGCGCCGATCCCACGCGATCGTCGAGCGGGCGCTCGAACTGATCCGCAACCTGCAGCACCGCGGCGCCTGCGGCGCCGAGGCGGACACCGGCGACGGCGCCGGCATCCTCGTGCAGACGCCGGATCGCTTTCTGCGGCGCGCCTGCCGCGCATCCGGCATCGCCCTGCCTCCGCCCGGCGAGTACGCCGCAGGCCTCGTGTTCCTGCCGACCAACGCGGCCAGCGGCGCGGCGATCGTGCGGCTGTTCGAAGAGGTCATCGCCGGGGAGGGCCAGCGCGTGCTCGGCTGGCGCGAGGTGCCGGTCGACCTCCAGATGGCCGGGCCGCGCGCGCGCGAGGCCGCTCCCCGCTTCCGGCAGATCTTCGTGGGACGCGGCGACCGACTGCAGGCTCTCGATCCGGCCGAAGCCGCCGCGCGGTTCGAGCGGAAGCTCTATGTCATCCGCAAGCGGGTGGAGCACGCCGCAGGCCGCCTGGACCTTGCGGAACGCGACCGCGCGCGCGCCTACGTGTGCAGCCTCTCCTCCAGGACGCTCATCTACAAGGGGATGCTCACCGCCGAACAGCTCGGTCCGTTCTTCCCGGATCTGGCGGATCCGGACCTCGAATCGGCCCTGGCGCTCGTCCACCAGCGGTTCAGCACCAATACGTTCCCGTCCTGGCCGCTGGCGCACCCCTACCGCTACGTGGCACACAACGGGGAGATCAACACGCTGCGCGGCAACATCAACTGGATGCGGGCGCGCGAGGCGCTGTGCGCCTCCGGCCTGCTCGGGGAGGATCTCCGGAAGATCCTGCCGATCATCGTGGAGGGCGGAAGCGACACGGCGATATTCGACAACGTGCTCGAGCTGCTGGTCATGGCGGGCCGGTCGCTGCCGCACGCGCTGCTGATGATGATCCCCGAGCCCTGGGAACACGACCACGCGATGCCGGAGGAACTGCGCGCCTTCTATCAATATCACTCGTCGCTGATGGAGCCGTGGGATGGCCCGGCCGCGCTCGCCTTCACCGACGGATCGATCATCGGCGCGGTCCTCGATCGCAACGGCCTGCGCCCGTCGCGCTACTGCGTCACCGCCGACGGCCTGGTCGTGATGGCCTCGGAGGCCGGCGCGCTCGACATCCCGCCGGGCGACATCCTCCTCAAGGAGCGCCTGCACCCGGGCCGCATCTTCCTGATCGACACGGCCGCGGGGCGGATCGTCGATGACCGGGAGATCAAGACCGGGCTGGCGCGGCAGCAGCCGTACGCCGAGTGGCTGGCCGCCAACCTGGTCCGGATCGAGGACCTGCACGACGCGCCTCACGTGCCTCCGCCGGGCCACGAGACCGTGCTCGAGCGCCAGCGCGCGTTCGGCTACACGGAGGAAGACGTCCGCGTGCTGCTCGCCCCGATGGCATCGCGGGGCGAGGAGCCGATCGGGTCGATGGGCACCGATACTCCCCTGGCGGTGCTGTCCAACAAGCCGCGGCTGCTCTACGACTATTTCAAGCAGCTCTTCGCGCAGGTCACGAACCCGCCGCTCGACGCGATCCGCGAGAAGCTCGTGACGTCGATGGCGTCCACCGTCGGCCCGGAGCGGAACCTGCTGATGCCGGAACCCGAGTCGTGCCGGCAGATCGGCATCCGCTATCCGGTCCTGGACAACGACCAGGTCGCGAAGCTGCGGCACGTCGAGCATCCGGGCTTCCGAACGGCCACCGTGTCGATGCTGTTCGCGCCGTCCGGCGGAGGGGACGGCCTGGAGGCGGCCCTCCAGGATCTGTGCCGCCGGAGCAGCGAGGCGGTCGCGCAGGGCTGCACGATGATCATCCTGTCGGACCGCGGCGCGGGGAGGGGGCTCGCACCGGTGCCGTCCCTGCTTGCCACCGCCGCGGTCCACCATCACCTCGTGCGGGAGGGTACGAGGACGCGATGCGGCCTCATCATCGAATCGGGAGACGCCCGCGAGGTGCACCACGTCGCGCTGCTGCTCGGCTACGGCGCGGGTGTCGTGAATCCCTACCTCGCTTTCGAGACGCTCGACGACAT
Encoded here:
- the gcvT gene encoding glycine cleavage system aminomethyltransferase GcvT; this encodes MTESATSTLKQTPLNRVHRALGARMVEFGGWDMPVEYSGIVDEHLAVRTRAGLFDVSHMGQIEIAGADALAAVNRISSNDAAKLAVGQAHYAALMTPKGAFVDDMLVYRFSDVHFLLVVNAGNIEKDCAWIAGQVKGFADAVAVNTSARYALIAVQGPGAVAIVQSLTSVDLSAIKYYWFATGEVAGVRATLSRTGYTGEDGFELFVPPAQAERAWQAVLDAGKPAGLIPCGLGARDTLRLEAAMRLYGNEIDETTTVLEADLGWIVGWKKTDFVGADVLRRQRAEGVTRKLVGFEVLDRGIARHGHDVFVAGEKAGYVTSGTQTPFLKKAIGMAYVPVASAASDTAIEIDVRGRRLRARVVPLPFYKRARS
- a CDS encoding sigma 54-interacting transcriptional regulator, producing MLRQDSASRAPSPQTPPAPRRMVGVRGRDRRVALADFLAYLAGGLRPSDDPRELRRRFEEGLRRLMPFRMLLLRDSRHDHPHPATALDRIVLEVPGFRPDTSVIEALIEPGATLDGWDHDLLQTVRYVAALVTEVERCRALLPGRRAREDESPPLIGSSAAIRTLRERIDRVAATDFTVLIEGESGAGKELVARHIHDMSPRHRGPFVAVNCAAIVDSLLEAELFGIEDRTATGVRGRRGKFELADEGTLFLDEVSDLSPSAQAKLLRAIQDLAVERVGGQGARRIDTRIVVATNRSLLELVEKGRFRVDLYYRLNGVEIHVPPLRQRREDIPELATFFLERHKLVRRLKLTAPALDALIAFDWPGNVRELERVVERAVALARTDEIRLDDLPTLIARGYVEALMPSLARDETLRMWSSRYARLVLERHNHNKRKACRALGISYHTLRSHLRYRPRGQSLVAESQPGDETEREDEREEDGEGGQV
- a CDS encoding BrnT family toxin, giving the protein MFEWDLRKAEANAAKHGVSFDDAVTVFLDAKALDGPDVQHSRAEARFRRLGRAADGRVLIVAYTFRRSTDAKTIRISPRRASRRERAAYGAKD
- a CDS encoding BrnA antitoxin family protein translates to MRRVGRPPFGDEPRQLIAIRVDPDVLDQFRKEARRRHVGYQTLINEVLAQHIGKDVA
- a CDS encoding DUF3825 domain-containing protein — encoded protein: MGSASAASALTSAAARLTLGRAAGLRPDGRGRPEVPRGSSPTETHVNRRCRKSLNTAQRGRRPICVSSRLARKESAPNERGSARNASTNRIRKPLSNGVAEGENSQRPTLLLPLAIVDDEVVDIALVVTRNPSGSYQGRTVLPLDWAYQNARLVCRPDSDWLVPAFIKDVDTVSEPDEEEAASGAVTVP